A section of the Saccopteryx leptura isolate mSacLep1 chromosome 4, mSacLep1_pri_phased_curated, whole genome shotgun sequence genome encodes:
- the LOC136402552 gene encoding hemoglobin subunit alpha encodes MVLSPADKGNVKAAWDKVGGHAGDYGAEALERMFLSFPTTKTYFPHFDLSHGSAQVKGHGKKVADALGNAVAHMDDLPGALSALSDLHAYKLRVDPVNFKLLSHCLLVTLASHHAADFTPAVHASLDKFLASVSTVLTSKYR; translated from the exons ATGGTGCTGTCTCCCGCCGACAAGGGCAACGTCAAGGCCGCCTGGGATAAGGTGGGCGGCCATGCTGGCGACTATGGCGCAGAGGCCCTGGAGAG GATGTTCCTGAGCTTCCCCACCACCAAGACCTACTTCCCCCACTTCGACCTGTCCCACGGCTCCGCCCAGGTCAAGGGCCACGGCAAGAAGGTGGCTGACGCCCTGGGCAACGCCGTGGCGCACATGGACGACCTGCCCGGTGCCCTGTCGGCTCTGAGCGACCTGCACGCCTACAAGCTGCGTGTGGACCCCGTCAACTTCAAG CTCCTGAGCCACTGCCTGCTGGTGACTCTGGCCAGCCACCACGCGGCCGACTTCACCCCTGCCGTCCACGCCTCCCTGGACAAGTTCTTGGCCTCTGTGAGCACCGTGCTGACCTCCAAATACCGTTAA
- the HBM gene encoding hemoglobin subunit mu, producing the protein MLNAQERAQVAQVWDLIAGHEAPFGAELLLRLFTVYPSTKIYFKHLGACPDEGHLLSHGQRLLEAVGVAVQHVDNLRAALSPLADLHAYVLRVDPANFPLLIQCFQVVLASHLQGEFTVEMQAAWDKFLTGVAVVLTEKYR; encoded by the exons ATGCTCAATGCTCAGGAGCGCGCCCAGGTGGCACAGGTGTGGGACCTGATCGCCGGACATGAAGCGCCCTTCGGGGCGGAGCTATTGCTCAG GCTCTTCACCGTGTACCCCAGCACCAAGATCTACTTCAAGCACCTGGGCGCCTGCCCCGACGAGGGGCACCTGCTGAGCCACGGACAGCGCCTGCTGGAGGCGGTGGGCGTGGCCGTGCAGCACGTGGACAACCTGCGCGCCGCCCTGAGCCCGCTGGCTGACCTGCACGCTTACGTGCTACGCGTGGACCCCGCCAACTTCCCA CTGCTGATCCAGTGCTTCCAGGTGGTGCTGGCTTCGCACCTACAGGGCGAGTTCACGGTGGAGATGCAGGCGGCGTGGGATAAGTTCCTGACTGGCGTGGCCGTGGTACTGACCGAGAAGTACCGCTGA
- the HBZ gene encoding hemoglobin subunit zeta: MSLTKSERTIITSMWGKIASQADAIGTETLERLFTSYPQTKTYFPHFDLHPGSAHLRAHGSKVVAAVGEAAKNIDNVAGALSKLSELHAYILRVDPVNFKLLSHCLLVTVASHFPADFTADAHAAWDKFLSVVSSVLTEKYR, encoded by the exons ATGTCTCTGACCAAGAGCGAGAGGACCATTATCACGTCCATGTGGGGCAAGATCGCCTCACAGGCAGATGCCATTGGAACCGAAACCCTGGAGAG GCTCTTCACCAGCTACCCCCAGACCAAGACCTACTTCCCACACTTCGACCTGCACCCCGGCTCTGCGCATCTGCGCGCACACGGCTCCAAGGTGGTAGCCGCCGTGGGCGAGGCGGCCAAGAACATCGACAATGTCGCCGGTGCCCTGTCCAAGCTGAGCGAGCTGCACGCCTACATTCTGCGCGTGGACCCGGTCAACTTCAAG CTCCTGTCCCACTGTCTGCTGGTCACAGTGGCCTCGCACTTCCCGGCGGACTTCACCGCTGACGCCCACGCCGCCTGGGACAAGTTCCTGTCTGTGGTGTCCAGCGTCCTGACCGAGAAGTACCGCTGA
- the HBQ1 gene encoding hemoglobin subunit theta-1, giving the protein MELSQVDRALLRALWRKLGNNVGVYTTEALERTFLAFPSTKTYFLHLDLRPGSAQVKAHGQKVADALTLAVDHLDDLPGALSALSDLHTNKLQVDPVNFKLLSHCLLVTLARHYPGDFSPALQASLDKFLSHVILALVSNYH; this is encoded by the exons ATGGAACTGTCGCAGGTGGACAGGGCGTTACTGCGCGCACTTTGGAGAAAGCTAGGTAACAACGTCGGTGTCTACACGACGGAGGCCCTGGAGAG GACCTTCCTGGCCTTCCCCTCCACCAAGACATACTTCCTCCACCTGGACCTGCGCCCCGGCTCCGCCCAAGTCAAAGCCCACGGCCAGAAGGTGGCCGACGCTCTGACCCTGGCTGTGGATCACCTGGACGACCTGCCAGGTGCCCTGTCGGCCCTGAGCGACCTGCACACGAACAAGCTGCAAGTGGACCCCGTCAACTTCAAG CTCCTGAGCCACTGCCTGCTGGTGACCCTCGCCCGGCACTACCCCGGAGACTTCAGTCCCGCCCTGCAGGCCTCGCTGGACAAGTTTCTGAGCCACGTGATTTTGGCGCTGGTCTCCAACTATCACTAA